The genomic stretch CTCTACTAATTGATCCGTAATGGCCGTAGAATCTAAATAGACTTTTTCAAGAGTTTTACGGATATTTTTCTTATGGCGTAACCGTTGAAATAAAAGATAGGTAATCCAATTCTGTCGTAATACCCAACCGCTAATTTTTTGTATTACTGTTGGCTTTTTCTTAATCGTATCGGAAAAAGGCCCTGCACTATTGAGTAATATAACTCCAGCAACATTATCATGATATTCAGCGGCAGTACATAAACAAGCATAACCTCCTAAAGAGTTTCCAGCTATTACCGTTGGTTGTTTAATTACTTCTACTATGAAATCGTTTAATTGTTCTCTCCACAGATTACCCGTATATTCCCATGCTGGTTTATTCGATCGACCAAATCCTAACAAATCGATCGCCCATACAGAGAAATTTTCTTGTAATTGATAAATATTTTTACGCCAGTGATCTGTGGACGCACCAAAACCATGTACTAATAATAATGGTGGCTTAT from Geminocystis sp. NIES-3709 encodes the following:
- a CDS encoding alpha/beta fold hydrolase, coding for MTVITNSIHDVPAVEGNYWQWRGEKIYYVQAGRSQSGAARSNSDKPPLLLVHGFGASTDHWRKNIYQLQENFSVWAIDLLGFGRSNKPAWEYTGNLWREQLNDFIVEVIKQPTVIAGNSLGGYACLCTAAEYHDNVAGVILLNSAGPFSDTIKKKPTVIQKISGWVLRQNWITYLLFQRLRHKKNIRKTLEKVYLDSTAITDQLVEDIYRPSCDEGALQVFGSVFKSPQGEKVDQLLQKMQCPLLNIWGEGDPWMRSKERGEKFKQYYPNLTEFYLKAGHCPHDEVPEEVNNLITTWILDRPFLVITNAK